From Montipora foliosa isolate CH-2021 chromosome 6, ASM3666993v2, whole genome shotgun sequence, a single genomic window includes:
- the LOC138008910 gene encoding neuropeptide Y receptor type 1-like, with product MYPPTKAEGIAVCSVFIVADVFIVSGNLLTLVLFALGKKLRKKSLFLVINMAFSDLLLGILTLPVYIVITGSSYRLWNFEISRNLKISFYCLDTALSQASLISAAFISLERFYAIFWPLKHRTLSTQAYRFGISVVWVLSILVSAIYNLLLWLKSAKECLYFWIPYAATILLLLCSCNIGIWRKSQHRVVVSQQNMINSQRLTKALLFVSMLALICWLPLVVTNYLYYVHEISASWLGLALEIANLLNYINSCVNPVIYAFKIPEFKRALRFLGTGNKEVPTVMKDKRREKSSATVLAFDNQDIDTKL from the coding sequence ATGTATCCTCCTACTAAAGCAGAAGGAATCGCAGTATGCAGCGTTTTCATAGTGGCAGATGTCTTCATTGTCAGCGGAAACCTCCTCACACTTGTCCTCTTTGCGTTAGGCAAAAAACTTCGCAAAAAAAGCCTATTCTTGGTCATAAACATGGCATTTTCTGATTTGTTGCTGGGAATTTTGACTTTACCTGTCTACATTGTAATCACGGGAAGTTCTTATCGACTTTGGAACTTTGAAATAAGTCGAAATCTCAAAATATCATTCTATTGTCTCGACACCGCTCTCTCCCAGGCTTCGTTAATTTCTGCAGCCTTTATCTCCTTGGAGAGATTTTATGCTATCTTCTGGCCTCTCAAGCACCGAACTCTCTCCACTCAAGCATATCGTTTTGGTATTTCTGTTGTATGGGTACTTTCTATCCTTGTCTCTGCAATCTACAACTTGCTATTATGGTTAAAATCAGCAAAGGAGTGTTTATACTTTTGGATACCTTATGCTGCAACTATATTGCTGCTCCTCTGCAGCTGTAACATTGGTATTTGGAGGAAATCTCAACACAGAGTTGTTGTTTCGCAACAAAACATGATAAATTCGCAACGACTGACAAAAGCGTTGTTGTTTGTATCAATGCTTGCTTTAATTTGTTGGCTCCCTTTAGTCGTCACGAACTATTTGTATTATGTTCATGAGATCTCTGCATCGTGGCTCGGTCTTGCATTAGAGATTGCTAACCTTTTGAACTATATTAATTCTTGTGTAAATCCGGTGATATATGCATTTAAAATTCCTGAGTTTAAGAGAGCTCTACGTTTTCTTGGTACAGGGAATAAGGAAGTACCAACAGTCATGAAAGATAAGAGAAGAGAGAAAAGTAGTGCTACCGTTTTGGCATTTGACAATCAAGACATTGACACCAAACTTTAA